In the genome of Brienomyrus brachyistius isolate T26 chromosome 17, BBRACH_0.4, whole genome shotgun sequence, one region contains:
- the si:ch73-281n10.2 gene encoding non-histone chromosomal protein HMG-14A-like, which translates to MPKRNKASNDTEANEPKRRSERLRDKPQPKSEPRPKKAPAKPKKTKEVEKAKPEANEETPAENGEAKPDEETPASEEPGQRGKDSE; encoded by the exons ATGCCCAAAAGAAACAAA GCAAGCAATGACACTGAAGCAAATGAG CCCAAAAGGAGATCTGAGAGATTGCGCGAT AAACCCCAACCAAAGTCTGAACCCAGGCCAAAG AAGGCACCTGCAAAACCTAAGAAGACGAAGGAAGTAGAAAAGGCCAAACCAGAGGCGAATGAGGAGACTCCGGCAGAAAACGGGGAAGCCAAACCggatgag GAGACACCAGCTTCAGAAGAACCTGGACAGAGAGGCAAAGACTCCGAATAA